The genomic interval CTGGCGTTTCATGACGTTGACGGAGTTGTGCAAGACGCGCCCGGCGAGGAAATAGCTCAGCTCGGTGAGCAGGACGTGGGCCTTGGGCCAGTAGCGCAAGGCCACGGGGAGGGCCCCAACGTGATCATGGTGGCAATGACTGATGGCGATGGCGTCCACTTCCAGGCCCTTGACTTGATCAAACATGGGGAGGGCCTCGCGGCCGTCGCGTTTGGGGTGGATGCCGGCGTCCATCAGGAGGCGGTGGCCTTCGATTTCCACGAGCCAGGCGCTGGCGCCGATGGCGGTGTCGGGATTGAGATTGGTGACTCGCATGTTGGTTACCTTTGAATTATGGCGTGGAGCATCTGGGAAAAGATTATTCCGCTTGCGCCGGGGAGAGGTCAATGGGGCCCGGCCTGGCCGCGGCGGTACAATTCATAATGAAAGAGGGCCGCCACCACGAGGGAATGGCGGATGCGTCCGGCCGCCACGAGGGCGGGGATTTCCGCGACGGGCACGAGGTGGGTGCGCAGGTCTTCGCAGGGATCGAAGCGGGTGGGATGCCGGGGATGGCAGCGCTCCACCAGGATGGTGTGGCAGGTGTTGGTCATGATGGCGGGATTGGGGAAGACCTGCCCAATGATGCGGGCCTGCTCGCCTTCGTAGCCTGTTTCCTCGCGCAGCTCGCGCAGGCCCGCGGCCAGCGGGGAGCTGTCGGAAGGGTCCATGACGCCGCCGGGGATTTCCCATTCGATGGTTTTGGAGCCGTGGCGGAATTGCTCGACCAGGAGGATCTGGTCGTCGGGCGTGACGGCCACGACGTTGACCCAGTCCGGGCATTGCAGGACGATAAACTCGTGCTCACGGCCATCGAGCGGGGAGGTTTTGGTTTCGGCGTGGAGGTTGAACACGCGGAAGTTGCCCAGGAATTTGGAATGTTGCACCGGCCAGGGTTGAATCATGGCTCCGTCACCTCCGGGCCGCGTTGCTGGGCGGCCCAACCTTGTTGCATTAATTTGAGCAAATGGGCGAGCGCCTCGGCCTTGCTGTGGCCCGTCTGGGCCGCCAACTGGGCTGCCCGCCGGTCCAGATGTGCGGCCATCTCGGGGGACTTGTCGGGTGGACACCCGAGGCGGCGCAGGATTTCAGCCAGGGAGTGCAGTTCTGAGGTCATGTCTGGGGCGCCGGCTGGTCGGGCGGAGGGGTGCTCTCGCCCGTGGTTTGGCGATAACTGGCCACCACCCAATCGCTCAAGGTTTTCTGGGGGTCCTTGATTTCGGGCACGTCCAGGGTGAAGCGGGTCTGGCCGGTGTTGGTGGCGATGAGTTTGAGGCCGAATTGAAAATCCTTGAATTTGGTGGCGCAGAGGTCGCGGACGGGGACGTTTTGCGCGCGCGCCTCAGCAATGAGCGCCTCGATCGCCGCGGGGGTAAACTCCAGGGTCATCTTGAAACTTTCCTGGAATCGCCGGGCGAATTCCTGGACCACCTGGCGGAGCATGGCGTGCTCCTGCTCCGCCTGGGCGCGGGCGAGGAGTTCGGGGTCCACGACGGGGTGGTCCACGAGCTCGCGGGTGACCACCAGCCGCCTGATGGGGAGGGAGGGCAGCTCGAATTTGAAATTGCGGAAGGTCCGCTCGCAGACGGTCATCAGGCCGCGCGCGCCGGTTTTTTCCTCGGCCGCCAGCTCGGCGATGCGGCGGAGGCCATCCTCCTGAAAGAGCACTTCGATGCCGTAGGCGCCGAAGTCCTGTTCGTACTGGCGGATGATACTGCCTTCGGAGTTTTTCAAGATGTTGAACAGGTCCTCCACCTCGAGGGGCTGGCAGACGACGCGGACGGGGAGGCGGCCGATGAACTCGGGCTCGAAGCCGTACTCCACAAAATCGCGCGTGGTGACCTGGGTGAAGGGGTCTTCGTCCTTGACGGCCACGCCGGCGGCAAAGCCGATGGTGGCCTCGCGCAGCCGGCGTTTGATGATGGTGTCAAGTCCGGGAAAGGCGCCGCTGACGATGAAGAGGATGTGTTTGGTGTTGATGGTGCTGGCGGAGCGCCGGCCATGGCGGGTCAGCTCCATCATGGCCTGGATTTGGCCGGCGATGTCCTGGGGGGAGCGGGCGGGGACTTCGGTTTCCTCCATCAGCTTGAGCAAGTTGGTCTGGACGCCGCGGCCGCTGACATCGCGGCCGGTGGCGGTGGGGACGCTGGCAATTTTATCAATTTCATCAATGTAAATGATGCCATACTGGGCGCGGCGGACATCGCCATCGGCCCGGCGGAGGAGCTCGCGGACCATGTCCTCCACATCGCCGCCGACGTAGCCGGTTTCCGAGAATTTGGTGGCATCGGCCTTGACGAAGGGGACGCCGATCAGCTCGGCGGCGCAGCGGATGAGATAAGTTTTGCCGACGCCTGTGGGGCCGAGGAGGATGATGTTCTGCTTGGTGTAGTTGGGGTGGGCGCGTCCCTGCAGGGCGAGCCGCACGTGGTTGTAGTGATCGCAGAGCGCCACGCTGAGGACCTTTTTGGCCTCGTCCTGTTTGATGACGAAGCGGTCCAGGTAGGCCTTCACCTCGCGCGGTTTGAGGGTGAAATTAAATTCACTCGCCGCCTGCTCGGCGGCGGCAGCGCCGCCGGCCTCCGGTTCAGCCTCCGGCGCGCCGGCGGTGGGAGGGCCGCCGGGGAAGGCCCGTCGCAACATTTCTTCCATCTGCCGCCGGAACTCCTCCGGCGAAGGCAGGGAACTTTGGATGGTCATGGTTCGCTGCATTGCTGGATGGCAGCCCGCGGGCTGCCGGGGAGTAATATGCCTGCAGGCATTGGCGTCTGGCCAGTGGTTTGTGAAAAAAACGGGCGGCCTCGCTGCCGAGGGCCGCCCGTCACGCACGCTCCCACGCCTGCTCAGGACTTCAAAACGGCATTCAGCCGGGTGATGGTTTCGTCGGTTTCCTCGGTTTTGCGCATGCCGAGGGTCATGGCGTCCACCAGCGCGTTTTGGATGACGTAACGCAGGGAGGCGTCCTTGTCCTCGCCCTTGGTGAACTGGCCGGCGCCGTAGATCTTCATGCCGACGACAAACTTGCCATTGGCGCGGGCCTGTTTGAGGACGGGGGCGACTTCCTCCACCGAGGCATCCATAACGCTGCCTTTGTGGTTGATGCGGGCAAAGATGACGTCCACCCAGGGATCGCTGGCGGCGATTTTGAGGGCGCCGAAATGATGGCACGAGACGCCCACAGCCCGGACCACCTTTTTTTGTTTCAGTTCGGCCAGCTCGTCACGGATGCGCGCGTATTCCTGCACCCACTTGTCGTTGAGGAGGCAGTGGATGAGGCAGACGTCGAGGTAGTCGGTGCCCAGCTCCTTGCGGAAGCGGTCCACTTCCTGGACAGCGCCGCCACTGGCGAGGTTCCAGTACTCGGTGCGGGGCCAGATTTTGGTGAGGAGGGCGTACTTGTCGCGGGGCAGGCGGCGGATGGTGTCGCGGATGTAGGTGTGGGTGCCGTAGAGGTCGGCCGTGTCAATGAAACTGATGCCGTGGTCGAGGTCATAGCGGAGGAGGCGGTCGAAAGCGTCCTTGCCCATGCGGGTGTGATCGGACATGCGCGCGCCACCGTTGTAGCCGGTGCCCTGGGCCAGGAAGGAAACCTTCACGCCCGTGTTGCCGATGGTGACCAGGTCGGCATGGGACTTGACGGTGATGGGTTTGGGGTCTGCCGCCTTCAACCAGAGGGGTGCGCTGGCCGCCAGGCCGGCGCCGACCACGGTGGTCTTGAGAAAACTACGGCGCGAAGTGCCATGTCCCGAGCAAAAAGTCGTTGGCGAGGTCATATTGTTATCGCTGAGTTTATTTTTACGGTGACAAACCTAACCCAATCCCCCCGGCATTGCAAACCTCAAAAAGGCGCACGAGGAATTGAGCACGGTGCATTTTCACGCAGCGGGAAGGCCCCTGGGGGGCGGCTTTCCGTTCATTCCATCTGGCCGGCACCAGGTTGGGCGAAGCTGCATGTTTGGTGGCTGTTTGGGCGTTTATGAGAGGAGGGGGTCCCCTGCCCTGCCCTGAGATTTGGCGGGGCGGCGGTGGGTGGCGATTTGGCGGGGCGGGCGCATTTTTCTGCTTGCCTGTGAGGCAGGCGGATGGCAATTTGATGCGTGATGAGGGCCGCCGGGTGGCGGCCGGCAGATCGTAATGCTGCCTTGAGAGAAACTATGAACAACTTCTTATTGGTGAGGGCCGCTTGAGCCAGCCACGCCCTCATCATTCTTCCGGGTCGTCGCATTCCTTCATCAGGATCAATGGCAAAATCCGTGCCCGCGAAGTCCGGGTGATTGGCGACGACAATAAACAGTTGGGTGTTTTTCCCCTGGGTGATGCCCTCCGCATGGCGCGCGAGCGCGGGGTGGATTTGGTGGAGATCTCGCCCAATGCGAATCCTCCCGTCTGCCGGCTGGTGGATTATGGCAAATACCGCTACGAGCAGGAGAAGAAGGAGAAGGAGCAGCGGAAACACCAGCATGCGAACAAGATGAAGGAGGTGCAGCTCAGCGCGACGATTGACCCGCACGATTTCAAGGTCAAGCTGCGCCATGCGATTGATTTCCTGTGTGACGATATGAAGGTGAAGGTGACGCTGCGCTTTCGCGGGCGGGAGATGGCCCACCAGGAGATCGGCATGCAGCAGGTGGACAAGTTTGTGCAGGAGCTGCGGCCGTGGGGACAGGCTGATTATACGCCCAAGCTGGCGGGGCGGAATGTGCATGTGACGATCAGTCCCCTGCCCAAGAACAAGCGGGCGAAACACCCGGATGAGGCCGAGGCCCAACCCGCGGGCGGGCCGCCGGGTGGCAGCCCGAAAGCTGCGGCGGCCGAGCGTCCCGCCGGTGCTGCGCCAGGCGCACGTGGGGAGCCGCCAGCCTCTGTGCCGGCTGCACAGGCTGCGCAGGCTGGCGGTTTTGGCAACAATCCGTTTTCGCAACTGGAGATCAAATCGTAATTCTGGCGGTCAAGCGTTAGATCGCGAAAAACAAAAAGGCCCCGGCGGTCACCGGGGCCTTTGGTTTTTCACGGGGGGCAGCTTTGCGCTGCGGGGGGGCGGCCTATTTGCCGATGCAATATAATTTAGCGCCGGTGCGGATGAAGAGGTTGCCGTAGGCGGGAACGATGGAGGAACGCAGGTCGCGGTCCTCCGCTTCCCCGCCCATGGGGATGGTGGCGAGCGGGTTGAAGGAGTCGCCTGCGGCCACGACAAAGACCTCGCCGGTGTGGTTCATGACATAGATTTTGCCGTCGGCGCCGGTGGGGGAGGCTTCGATTTTGCTGCGGCCGCCCAGATCGCCGGTCCAGAGCACTTTGCCGGTGAGCGGCTCAATACAACTCAAGGTGCGGCGATCACTGTTGAGGACGTAAAAACGGCGCTGATAGTAGAGGGGGGTGGAGACATCGGTGGACACGGCGCGATCGGTGCTTTGCCAGGCGATGTCGTTGTCGCTGAGCACGCCGTTGCGGCCGAGTTTGACGGCGATCACCGGCCCGCCCTTGGGCGCACAGGCCAGGGCCACCCCTTCTGCGGCCACCGGGGAGGGAACCAGCCGCCAGTGGGTGATGCGTTGGGGATTCCAGGTGCCCCAGCGCCAGAACTCCTTGCCGGTGGCGGGGTCGTGGCCGCTGATGCAGTCGCCGCCCACAATCAGAATCTCGGTGCGGCCGGCGTGGGTGTGGGGGATGGGCGTGCTGAAGGCCTCGCGGGATTCTTCCCGCGCCTCGCTGGGGCGGACGTGGCGCCACAGCTCTTTGCCGGTGGCCGGGTTAAGGGCCAGCAGATAGGATTCGTTGGGGCCGTCGCTGCGGCCGCGGCCGTTGACGGGGACATCCCGCTGCAAGACCTGGAGGTAAAGCCGGCCGTTGTAGAGCAGCGGGCTGCTGGAAAAAGTCCACAAGAAGGCAAAAGCGCCGTAGTCCTGCTGGATGTTGCGGGACCAGAGTTTGTTGCCGTTGAAATCGAAGGCGGCGAGTTCGCCGTTGCCAAAGAAGAACCAGACGGTTTTGCCGTCGGTCAACGGCGAGGGGGAGGCATAGGTGCTGCGATTGTCCTGGCCGAAGCCGTCGCTGACTTTGCGCTGCCAGAGGATCTTGCCGGTGCGACGATCCACGGCGATGGCCATGAGTTCGCGGGTGGCACGTACCGCCGCGGTGAGGAAGACGTGGTTGTCCCACACTGCGGGCGTGGCTGCAGAAACGCCGGGCAGGTCGGCCACCCATTTGACGTTATTCGTTTTGCTCCATTGGGTGGGCAGGTTGCGCTCGGGCGAGCTGCCGTTGAACTCCGGGCCGCGCCATTGGGGCCAGTTGGCAGCGTGAAGTTGGACAGCCAGCGCAAACGCGCCGGTGGCGAGAAGAAGGTGATAAGGGCGTTTCATGTGTTGCAAAAGTAGCGCCGTTTGAACGAAAAGACGAATGTTATCAGCGGGATATTCAGCGCAAGAAGAATGGAGTCGTTGCAGCCGGCCCAAAGCCGCCGGCGGGGCGCGCGGGAAGGCGACAAAAAACGCGCGGCGCGTCAGGAAAGCAGCGCCAGAAAGCGCTGGAGGCAGGAGGACTGGGATTGGAAGACCGCGGGGCCGGACGGCAGGGCGGTTGGGGCCGCCGCTTGTGGCTGGGCGGAGGCCAGCTTCTGCAATAGACTGAGGAGACCGTCCACGTCGCCGTGGGCCAGGCGATGCAGGGGCGGAAGGTGGTTGGCCGCTGGGCCTTGGTAAAGGTCAGTGATGTGGGAGGTGGCCGGGCCGAGGTAAAGGATGGGCAAACCGAGACGTAGCAAATTATAGATTTTGCAAGGATGGACGAGCCCGACAAAAGGCTCGCCCATGATCACCACCTGCAAATCAGCCGCGGATAAACTGGCCGAGAGGCGCTCCAAGGGCTGGTAAGGAAGAGAGGTAATATTGTCCAGACGATGCTCTCGGGCAAAAGCCTGGACTTTTTTGAATTCGGAGCCACCGCCGACAAAGACAAATTGGATGCGCTTGAGGAACTGAGATGCGGAATCGTTGGCGCCAAGCTGGTTGATTTTGAGTGCGGCCTGCAGAAGAGTATCGAGCGGATGACACGGGCTGTGGTTGCCCGAGTACATCACCACAAATTTATCGTCCAAGCCGTGCTGGGCGCGAAATTGGGCACGGCCGGCGGGATCAAAGTGAACTTGATCGTCATGTGACCAAGGAGGAATGACGATTACGCGCTCGGTGGGGATGCCTTTGGCCAAAATGCGGTCGCGCATGAAACGATCCAGGGCCACAACTCGGTGGGCGGATTTAAGGCTGAAACGAGAGAGGGCCTCCAAAAACTTGGCGGCTGCAGAGGCAGGGCGAAGCCAGCCCGCCGCGATCGCTTCATCAGGATTGAGGTCCATGACCCAATAAATAAACTTGGCCCTCCAGAAACGGGCCATCCCGGCCCCCAAGACAGAAATGAGTGGCGGACTGGTCAGGGCGATGATGGCATCCTGCCGCGGCAGGAATATAACGCGCAAGGTGCAGGCGGTGAGAAACGAGGCAAAGTCCAAAGCTCTTTTCCACCGGGCACTCTTTCCCAAACCGGTGCCTGCGACACGGTATATTTGGATGCCGTGCCATTGTTCTTCTTTGGGGAATAGTTTCTCAGGAGAATCATAGGCGCGCCGGCTGGTGAGGACGGTGATTTGATGTCCGTGAGATTGCAGGGAGCGAGCCAAGTCGGACAGGTGCTGTGCAGTAGAAACAGTATCAGGGGGAAAAGTCTGATTTAATAGCAATATTTTCATCCCCAAGATGGGATATGGCGTTGATCGCGTTTATAATCCTAGCCAACCGCGTAACCAATATAACGGGGTCTTGATGAATTCCATGCCCACGTATCTTTTGAGGCCGCAGGGCTTCCACAAGTCACGTTTGACTCCCCAGTAAGTGGGGCATGAATGGAAAGATATTTCCGGGGCGGTCTGTTGGAAAGTCCACTGGGCTCTTCTAGAGTGAAACCAGGAGGTAACAAGGATGACATTGGTAATGCCACGCTCCCGAAGCATGGGAACGGTATATTTGGCGTTGTGCCATGTACTTTTGGATTTTGTCTCCAAGAGCAGTGCGTTTTTCGGCACACCTTGATACAAGTAAATATAAATGGCAGTTTCCGGCTCACCATCACCCGAGGAAATAACCAATGGCGCCACGCCCTGTTTATATAGTTCGATGGCTTTAATTTGTCTTTCCGGCGTGCCCCCGCCCAGGACGATAATTGCTTGAGCCTGGCAACATGCATTTTCGGCACTCAATATGCCTGCCGCGTTCTCATAGGCCGGCCAGGCAAGCACAGCCGCAAGGGCGGCAAATAAAAATGGAAGGCGTCGGATGCAGCGTCGAATCACGTAATGGTTGAATGTAAATAAGGTGAAATATGATGGCAGGAGAAATCGTTCCTAGGGAATAAGGTGGATTTTATGGGGATATGTTTTCTTCTCCTTGACTTTGAAGACAATCATCCGCTCGTACATGGCCAGCAGTCGGCAGAAACGCCATCCTACCATACCATCCAAGATTCCAAGTTGCAAAAAGTAGCTGTAACAGAACCTCAAAGCCGGACGAAAAGGAAGATGCCGCGACCAAAGGCGAAGCCTGCGCCGACTTTTTTGCTTGTCCCCAAGAATATTCTCCTGATGGCATTGCCCTTGGACTTCAATGGCGGCCTCCCAACTGGAATAACGGTTATGTTTTTCGATCCATGTGTGAATATCCGGATAGGCAAAATGGAGCATGTCCTTCTTAAGGTAACCGGCCGTTCCCCTGAGGACGACATGTTCATGGACTTCATTGTCGCCGCTGCCTGCATCACCTACGTCCACCTTTTCATAGCGGCCCAGTTGGTGCTTGAAGAGCCTTAGGTTCCAGCTTGGATAATAGCCACAATGACGAATCCACTGCCCCATGAATATAAACCGGCGGTTAATGAAATATCCATCATGGTCAGGGTTGGCGATTTTCTCTTTAATTTCTTTGCCAAGATCTTGGGTTATCCTTTCATCCGCGTCTAAAATGAGTACCCATTCGTTGCGCCAATTGACGTTGGCCAGGGCCCAGTTTTTCTTTTTCGGGTAGCGGCCATCCCATTTGAACTGAATAACTCTCGCACCTTTGGCCTGGGCTATTTCTGCAGTTTTATCCAGGGAGTGTGAATCCACAACAACGATTTCGTCCGCCCATTTGACAGTGTCAATGCATTCACCTATGTTCCTTTCTTCATTGAAGGTGGGTATTAGAACTGAGAGCATGAAAATGTTGGGTTAATTACTGAGTTACTGTGGCTAGATGTGGCTGCCCGGCTTGGGGCGTACCTTTACTTTAACGGCAGGATTGCCGGCGACAATGGGCCATGCATCCACATCTTTCAT from Verrucomicrobiia bacterium carries:
- a CDS encoding NUDIX hydrolase; translated protein: MIQPWPVQHSKFLGNFRVFNLHAETKTSPLDGREHEFIVLQCPDWVNVVAVTPDDQILLVEQFRHGSKTIEWEIPGGVMDPSDSSPLAAGLRELREETGYEGEQARIIGQVFPNPAIMTNTCHTILVERCHPRHPTRFDPCEDLRTHLVPVAEIPALVAAGRIRHSLVVAALFHYELYRRGQAGPH
- a CDS encoding AAA family ATPase is translated as MTIQSSLPSPEEFRRQMEEMLRRAFPGGPPTAGAPEAEPEAGGAAAAEQAASEFNFTLKPREVKAYLDRFVIKQDEAKKVLSVALCDHYNHVRLALQGRAHPNYTKQNIILLGPTGVGKTYLIRCAAELIGVPFVKADATKFSETGYVGGDVEDMVRELLRRADGDVRRAQYGIIYIDEIDKIASVPTATGRDVSGRGVQTNLLKLMEETEVPARSPQDIAGQIQAMMELTRHGRRSASTINTKHILFIVSGAFPGLDTIIKRRLREATIGFAAGVAVKDEDPFTQVTTRDFVEYGFEPEFIGRLPVRVVCQPLEVEDLFNILKNSEGSIIRQYEQDFGAYGIEVLFQEDGLRRIAELAAEEKTGARGLMTVCERTFRNFKFELPSLPIRRLVVTRELVDHPVVDPELLARAQAEQEHAMLRQVVQEFARRFQESFKMTLEFTPAAIEALIAEARAQNVPVRDLCATKFKDFQFGLKLIATNTGQTRFTLDVPEIKDPQKTLSDWVVASYRQTTGESTPPPDQPAPQT
- a CDS encoding aldo/keto reductase, which produces MTSPTTFCSGHGTSRRSFLKTTVVGAGLAASAPLWLKAADPKPITVKSHADLVTIGNTGVKVSFLAQGTGYNGGARMSDHTRMGKDAFDRLLRYDLDHGISFIDTADLYGTHTYIRDTIRRLPRDKYALLTKIWPRTEYWNLASGGAVQEVDRFRKELGTDYLDVCLIHCLLNDKWVQEYARIRDELAELKQKKVVRAVGVSCHHFGALKIAASDPWVDVIFARINHKGSVMDASVEEVAPVLKQARANGKFVVGMKIYGAGQFTKGEDKDASLRYVIQNALVDAMTLGMRKTEETDETITRLNAVLKS
- the infC gene encoding translation initiation factor IF-3, translated to MSQPRPHHSSGSSHSFIRINGKIRAREVRVIGDDNKQLGVFPLGDALRMARERGVDLVEISPNANPPVCRLVDYGKYRYEQEKKEKEQRKHQHANKMKEVQLSATIDPHDFKVKLRHAIDFLCDDMKVKVTLRFRGREMAHQEIGMQQVDKFVQELRPWGQADYTPKLAGRNVHVTISPLPKNKRAKHPDEAEAQPAGGPPGGSPKAAAAERPAGAAPGARGEPPASVPAAQAAQAGGFGNNPFSQLEIKS
- a CDS encoding PQQ-binding-like beta-propeller repeat protein; this encodes MKRPYHLLLATGAFALAVQLHAANWPQWRGPEFNGSSPERNLPTQWSKTNNVKWVADLPGVSAATPAVWDNHVFLTAAVRATRELMAIAVDRRTGKILWQRKVSDGFGQDNRSTYASPSPLTDGKTVWFFFGNGELAAFDFNGNKLWSRNIQQDYGAFAFLWTFSSSPLLYNGRLYLQVLQRDVPVNGRGRSDGPNESYLLALNPATGKELWRHVRPSEAREESREAFSTPIPHTHAGRTEILIVGGDCISGHDPATGKEFWRWGTWNPQRITHWRLVPSPVAAEGVALACAPKGGPVIAVKLGRNGVLSDNDIAWQSTDRAVSTDVSTPLYYQRRFYVLNSDRRTLSCIEPLTGKVLWTGDLGGRSKIEASPTGADGKIYVMNHTGEVFVVAAGDSFNPLATIPMGGEAEDRDLRSSIVPAYGNLFIRTGAKLYCIGK
- a CDS encoding glycosyltransferase family 4 protein, with amino-acid sequence MKILLLNQTFPPDTVSTAQHLSDLARSLQSHGHQITVLTSRRAYDSPEKLFPKEEQWHGIQIYRVAGTGLGKSARWKRALDFASFLTACTLRVIFLPRQDAIIALTSPPLISVLGAGMARFWRAKFIYWVMDLNPDEAIAAGWLRPASAAAKFLEALSRFSLKSAHRVVALDRFMRDRILAKGIPTERVIVIPPWSHDDQVHFDPAGRAQFRAQHGLDDKFVVMYSGNHSPCHPLDTLLQAALKINQLGANDSASQFLKRIQFVFVGGGSEFKKVQAFAREHRLDNITSLPYQPLERLSASLSAADLQVVIMGEPFVGLVHPCKIYNLLRLGLPILYLGPATSHITDLYQGPAANHLPPLHRLAHGDVDGLLSLLQKLASAQPQAAAPTALPSGPAVFQSQSSCLQRFLALLS
- a CDS encoding YdcF family protein, translated to MIRRCIRRLPFLFAALAAVLAWPAYENAAGILSAENACCQAQAIIVLGGGTPERQIKAIELYKQGVAPLVISSGDGEPETAIYIYLYQGVPKNALLLETKSKSTWHNAKYTVPMLRERGITNVILVTSWFHSRRAQWTFQQTAPEISFHSCPTYWGVKRDLWKPCGLKRYVGMEFIKTPLYWLRGWLGL
- a CDS encoding glycosyltransferase family 2 protein, with the translated sequence MLSVLIPTFNEERNIGECIDTVKWADEIVVVDSHSLDKTAEIAQAKGARVIQFKWDGRYPKKKNWALANVNWRNEWVLILDADERITQDLGKEIKEKIANPDHDGYFINRRFIFMGQWIRHCGYYPSWNLRLFKHQLGRYEKVDVGDAGSGDNEVHEHVVLRGTAGYLKKDMLHFAYPDIHTWIEKHNRYSSWEAAIEVQGQCHQENILGDKQKSRRRLRLWSRHLPFRPALRFCYSYFLQLGILDGMVGWRFCRLLAMYERMIVFKVKEKKTYPHKIHLIP